A stretch of the Sulfolobus acidocaldarius SUSAZ genome encodes the following:
- a CDS encoding 3-hydroxyacyl-CoA dehydrogenase, whose product MSQILKVGVVGAGTMGHGIAEVVAIAGFNVVLTDVNEDILRNALEKIRWSLEKLREKRQIKEDPNTVLSRIKTTVDFRDFSDVDFVIEAAVERSEVKRKIFSELDRVVKKDAIFATNTSTIPISYLAEVTGRQEKFIGLHFMNPPVLMPLVEIIMGNKTTEETLKTTIDLAKKIGKDYVVVRKDVPGFLINRINGRTFPEAVLLYDEGYSKEDIDAMSRFRLGMPMGFLELMDFTGIDVAYNAGLEAIKRGEGEPPHFKVLKKLVEEGRLGIKSGKGFYVYTSKTYERARVVPTDNMYYVNPLRIIAPAVNEAAWILRNDVSSAQDIEKGMVKGMNWPQGPLTFADKYGIDNVLKFLEERYEVTKNEYYKPDPLLTEMVSKGKLGVKSGEGFFMWNYEKTNFGPVKYEKLHDYAKITMSRADKLNALNEAMWSGLTEAFRKAKDDSEIRAVVITGEGRAFCAGDDIEMMNYWGSVAGAMEWNEKFSSPLINLLLNYPKPVISAVNGLAFGGGMELNILFDIIIASDDAMFAIPEGLIGALPPLASSMGVGFLSRKIARYALTGDWMSAKQAKELGLVDIVVPHDQLEIATVEIVEKAKKIAPLSSMAIKRAVNSIRNSYLQQLQSASQDLLILSATEDFREGMRAFVERRQPRYKGK is encoded by the coding sequence ATGTCACAAATCCTAAAAGTGGGTGTAGTAGGAGCAGGAACTATGGGTCATGGAATAGCCGAAGTTGTAGCTATAGCTGGTTTTAATGTGGTTTTAACAGACGTAAATGAAGATATCTTGAGGAACGCATTGGAAAAAATTCGATGGTCGTTAGAGAAGCTAAGGGAGAAAAGGCAAATCAAGGAGGATCCAAACACTGTGTTATCGAGAATTAAGACAACTGTTGATTTTAGGGATTTTTCTGATGTAGACTTTGTCATTGAAGCTGCAGTGGAAAGATCAGAGGTTAAAAGAAAGATTTTTTCGGAATTGGACAGAGTTGTAAAGAAAGATGCCATATTCGCAACTAATACATCAACAATTCCAATAAGTTATCTAGCGGAAGTTACTGGAAGGCAAGAGAAGTTCATAGGTTTGCACTTTATGAATCCGCCTGTATTAATGCCCCTTGTGGAAATAATTATGGGTAATAAGACTACTGAAGAGACCTTGAAGACCACTATTGATCTTGCCAAGAAGATTGGCAAGGACTACGTAGTAGTTAGGAAGGACGTGCCTGGATTCTTAATTAATAGAATAAATGGCAGGACTTTTCCTGAGGCGGTATTACTCTATGACGAGGGGTACTCCAAGGAAGATATTGATGCCATGAGCAGGTTTAGATTAGGTATGCCAATGGGATTTTTAGAGCTCATGGACTTCACAGGTATAGATGTAGCATATAATGCAGGGTTAGAGGCTATAAAGAGGGGGGAAGGGGAACCGCCACACTTTAAGGTATTAAAGAAGTTAGTTGAAGAAGGCAGATTAGGGATAAAGAGTGGCAAAGGTTTCTACGTTTACACAAGTAAGACTTATGAAAGAGCAAGAGTAGTCCCTACAGATAACATGTACTATGTCAACCCTTTGAGGATTATTGCGCCTGCTGTTAACGAGGCAGCTTGGATACTCAGGAACGATGTCTCTTCAGCTCAGGACATTGAAAAGGGTATGGTGAAAGGTATGAATTGGCCACAGGGTCCACTGACCTTTGCAGACAAATACGGTATTGACAATGTGTTGAAGTTCTTAGAGGAGAGATACGAGGTCACAAAGAACGAGTACTATAAGCCTGATCCCCTTTTAACCGAGATGGTCAGTAAGGGAAAGTTGGGTGTGAAGAGTGGAGAGGGGTTTTTCATGTGGAACTATGAGAAGACTAACTTTGGTCCTGTTAAGTACGAGAAATTACACGATTACGCTAAAATAACCATGTCAAGGGCTGATAAGCTTAACGCTTTGAATGAAGCCATGTGGAGTGGTTTAACTGAAGCCTTTAGGAAGGCTAAGGACGACTCTGAGATAAGGGCTGTGGTAATTACAGGGGAGGGAAGGGCGTTTTGTGCAGGAGACGACATCGAGATGATGAATTATTGGGGAAGTGTGGCAGGTGCCATGGAATGGAATGAGAAATTCTCTTCTCCGTTGATAAATCTACTTCTGAACTATCCTAAACCTGTAATTTCAGCGGTTAACGGTTTGGCATTTGGAGGAGGAATGGAGCTTAACATATTATTCGATATAATAATAGCAAGTGACGATGCTATGTTTGCTATACCAGAGGGTTTAATCGGTGCATTACCACCTTTAGCTTCCTCAATGGGTGTAGGTTTTCTAAGTAGGAAGATCGCTAGATATGCACTGACCGGAGATTGGATGAGTGCTAAGCAAGCTAAAGAGTTAGGTTTAGTCGACATTGTAGTACCCCATGACCAATTGGAGATTGCAACTGTGGAGATAGTTGAAAAGGCTAAGAAGATTGCGCCATTATCAAGTATGGCAATAAAGAGAGCTGTAAATTCCATAAGGAACAGCTATCTTCAGCAATTACAGTCTGCCTCTCAAGACCTTTTAATATTGTCAGCTACTGAGGACTTTAGAGAGGGAATGAGGGCGTTTGTGGAAAGAAGACAACCGAGGTACAAGGGGAAATAA
- a CDS encoding ligase, giving the protein MSSVIGKTMFISQGELADTVAIPAAIIYETKQLNEPVLVVTSTGKSGISLGYFQDIDTEVNLDEARRRGVDVIRRLGVGGGTIYASKGSSMAMFMTFPKDFFTNMEKAFCQIGSAAVHAYFKLGVKGAWYDHIGDVRVGSPRAYRKITGFGFTTIEDILVLNMVIGAGKIDVQEMINVIKVPPEKFSDKTSKNVQDYLTSVEEETGRKPSDEEVYEAFKTSLEETLRIKLEPHEFSDQAKAIFNKYKEMAKSDQNLFLRSSGKRFSNIPQGYVVGFSRYKARKLVVTHLLTDGKEIKDIMISGDFYCSPSEYLFELEQKLKGIPLDDKEKISNTVNSVFTSKNFEMPMVKVDDIVESIIRAIDNAKQQLHK; this is encoded by the coding sequence ATAAGCAGTGTAATAGGAAAAACAATGTTCATAAGCCAAGGTGAGTTAGCTGACACAGTAGCAATACCAGCAGCAATAATCTATGAAACAAAGCAGCTGAATGAACCTGTTTTGGTGGTCACAAGCACGGGTAAGAGTGGAATTAGCTTAGGCTACTTTCAAGATATTGACACTGAAGTGAACTTAGATGAGGCGAGGAGAAGGGGAGTAGATGTAATAAGGAGATTAGGTGTAGGAGGTGGTACGATATATGCCTCTAAGGGATCTAGTATGGCAATGTTCATGACATTCCCGAAGGACTTCTTCACCAATATGGAAAAAGCCTTCTGTCAAATAGGATCAGCAGCCGTTCATGCGTATTTCAAGTTAGGTGTAAAGGGTGCTTGGTACGATCATATTGGCGATGTTAGGGTAGGATCCCCGAGAGCCTATAGGAAAATTACAGGATTTGGATTCACTACGATAGAGGATATACTGGTACTTAATATGGTGATAGGTGCAGGCAAAATAGACGTACAGGAGATGATAAATGTGATTAAAGTCCCTCCCGAAAAGTTCTCGGATAAAACCTCAAAGAACGTCCAAGATTACTTAACGTCTGTAGAGGAAGAGACGGGAAGAAAGCCCTCTGACGAAGAAGTCTATGAAGCCTTTAAAACCAGTTTAGAGGAGACCTTAAGGATAAAGTTAGAACCCCATGAGTTCTCGGATCAGGCTAAAGCAATATTTAACAAGTATAAGGAGATGGCTAAATCAGACCAAAACCTATTCCTTAGATCCAGTGGAAAGAGATTCTCTAATATTCCTCAAGGGTATGTCGTAGGCTTCTCCAGATATAAGGCTAGGAAGTTGGTAGTTACGCATTTACTGACAGATGGTAAAGAGATTAAAGACATCATGATAAGTGGAGATTTTTACTGCTCTCCATCAGAGTACTTATTTGAGCTTGAACAAAAACTTAAGGGAATCCCCTTAGACGATAAGGAAAAGATTTCAAATACTGTAAATAGTGTGTTCACCAGTAAGAATTTCGAGATGCCAATGGTCAAAGTAGATGACATAGTGGAGTCGATCATTAGAGCTATAGATAATGCCAAACAACAACTACACAAATGA
- a CDS encoding acyl-CoA synthetase — protein MDIWSKFYPENLSNLNIPEIPIHEVLNKSVREKGDSVLLVFEGKEFSYSSLYSFAKRFASYLKEHGLKKGDAISLIMSNAPQIIPVFFGSSILGVRVALIDPLSSGKDLEYQLSLTDPKMIVTEEEIYKREKEVMSRYNVFSFNSLNELDSSSNADEVKINPKEDIAVSMHYAGIIGRTYEVYHTHYGLISSNYVSSLVRVGEIGEENTILISLPISHIFGLDALLETIMERGKIVLMRRYDPNRALDLIREYRVTTWPAPPMVFKEILPNLRKEKFSLKLCITGAAPVPPDLQKAYFEELNLPLVQTYGLTEGLIVTYQPANLKVYGSVGIPLPGVKIRIVDKETGTRDVPIGQDGELIVKSPWNMKGYGSHGILDIQESSKAIKDGWLYTGDIFMMDQNGLLYFRGLKKRFLKYKAYPIFPRDLELLLEEHPAVKRAYVDGEWDPEVGHKVFAKVLLKEEYKGKVSEEEIMNFINDKVAFYKKIRKIIFVDTL, from the coding sequence ATGGATATATGGTCAAAGTTTTACCCTGAAAACCTGAGTAATCTTAACATCCCTGAGATTCCAATTCATGAGGTGTTGAACAAATCTGTGAGAGAGAAAGGCGATTCAGTGCTCTTGGTCTTTGAGGGAAAAGAATTCAGTTACTCAAGTTTATACTCCTTCGCTAAACGCTTCGCAAGTTACCTAAAGGAACATGGACTGAAAAAGGGAGATGCTATCTCACTTATTATGTCTAATGCTCCACAGATTATCCCAGTGTTTTTTGGTTCCTCAATTTTAGGAGTAAGGGTAGCCTTAATTGATCCATTGTCATCAGGGAAGGACCTTGAATACCAACTTTCATTGACTGATCCAAAGATGATAGTTACTGAGGAGGAAATATACAAGAGGGAGAAAGAGGTGATGTCACGTTACAATGTCTTTTCATTTAATAGCCTAAATGAGTTAGATTCTTCCTCTAATGCTGACGAGGTAAAGATTAACCCTAAGGAAGATATAGCGGTGTCCATGCATTATGCAGGAATTATAGGAAGAACATATGAAGTTTATCATACTCATTACGGACTAATCTCCTCAAACTATGTTAGTTCCTTGGTCAGAGTTGGTGAAATAGGAGAGGAAAACACAATTCTGATATCTCTCCCCATCTCCCATATATTTGGGCTTGACGCGCTGTTAGAAACTATTATGGAGAGGGGAAAAATTGTTTTAATGAGGAGATATGATCCAAATAGGGCTCTAGATCTGATTCGAGAATATAGGGTTACTACATGGCCTGCCCCTCCTATGGTGTTTAAGGAAATATTACCAAATCTTAGGAAGGAAAAGTTTTCGCTTAAGTTATGTATAACCGGAGCAGCCCCTGTACCTCCAGACCTACAGAAGGCTTATTTTGAGGAGTTAAACCTTCCATTAGTACAAACTTATGGTCTTACAGAGGGACTAATTGTTACATACCAACCTGCAAATCTCAAGGTGTATGGTAGTGTAGGAATTCCTCTTCCTGGAGTTAAGATAAGAATTGTTGACAAGGAGACGGGTACAAGGGATGTGCCCATAGGTCAGGATGGCGAATTGATAGTCAAATCTCCTTGGAATATGAAGGGTTATGGTAGTCACGGTATCTTAGATATTCAAGAGAGCTCTAAGGCTATTAAGGACGGTTGGCTTTATACAGGGGATATCTTTATGATGGACCAGAACGGTCTCCTATACTTTAGAGGTTTAAAGAAAAGGTTCCTGAAATACAAAGCTTATCCAATATTTCCAAGAGATCTGGAGCTACTCCTTGAGGAACATCCGGCTGTAAAGAGAGCTTATGTTGATGGTGAATGGGATCCGGAGGTCGGTCACAAAGTCTTTGCTAAGGTCTTACTAAAGGAAGAATATAAGGGAAAAGTAAGTGAAGAGGAGATCATGAACTTTATCAATGATAAGGTAGCCTTCTATAAAAAAATAAGAAAAATAATCTTCGTGGATACTCTTTAG
- a CDS encoding alcohol dehydrogenase, whose translation MKAAVLIAYNSPFEIRKDVEPNGSGVIVDVAATGICGRDLVVWKGGFRNLKLPLILGHEIVGYYKGKPVAVYPNLSCGNCEYCKAGKENLCENAKIIGEGEITGGYGEKVIAPEKNLIPLPTEEMEKYAAALDPVATAIHSAKLANLNKDSKVLVTGAGGGVGVHLVQYLKHIGVKEVYGLTSKVDKLKELGVTPITQIKNEKFDAVFELVGSKTINDSLRSLKKEGTLVLIGNVEGEPITLLRPALTVMRQQKIVGSAAYTKEEYEEAIRIIGGNKIKIIYESYELERINEAYRKLANREIFGRAVLKLR comes from the coding sequence ATGAAGGCAGCTGTTCTTATCGCATATAACTCGCCTTTTGAAATCAGAAAAGATGTGGAGCCAAATGGATCAGGAGTTATAGTTGATGTAGCAGCTACAGGTATTTGTGGACGAGATCTAGTGGTATGGAAGGGAGGATTCAGAAATCTGAAATTACCACTGATATTAGGTCATGAGATAGTAGGCTATTATAAGGGAAAACCAGTAGCTGTTTATCCTAACTTATCCTGTGGAAATTGTGAATATTGTAAAGCTGGAAAAGAAAACTTATGCGAAAATGCGAAAATAATAGGAGAAGGAGAGATTACGGGTGGTTATGGAGAAAAAGTGATCGCGCCTGAAAAGAACTTAATACCTTTACCCACTGAGGAGATGGAGAAGTATGCTGCTGCACTGGACCCTGTAGCCACTGCTATACATTCAGCCAAGTTAGCCAATCTAAATAAGGACAGCAAAGTATTGGTAACAGGAGCAGGAGGAGGAGTGGGAGTTCACTTAGTTCAATATTTAAAGCACATAGGTGTAAAGGAGGTTTACGGATTAACTTCTAAGGTGGACAAACTTAAAGAGCTTGGAGTAACTCCTATTACACAGATAAAGAACGAAAAGTTCGATGCGGTATTTGAACTTGTGGGCTCAAAGACTATAAATGACTCTCTTAGATCCCTAAAGAAAGAGGGAACTTTAGTGTTAATTGGGAATGTGGAAGGAGAGCCAATAACGTTATTGAGACCAGCCTTAACTGTCATGAGACAGCAGAAAATAGTAGGATCAGCAGCCTATACTAAGGAAGAATATGAAGAGGCAATAAGGATAATTGGTGGGAATAAGATTAAAATAATATATGAGAGTTATGAACTGGAGAGGATCAACGAAGCTTATAGAAAGCTAGCCAATAGGGAGATATTTGGAAGGGCAGTATTGAAACTAAGATAA
- a CDS encoding 3-hydroxybutyryl-CoA epimerase: protein MGTVEIKEKQFNEIDKRMLEQIDQLIKTSGMPIIREPKTNNPLWVDVRDLTQRYVIPIGKIYKFFEYLNQGKLIGTKCPKCGTIYFPPQDDCTSCRLSGLTTVELSGEGELLTYTIITVKPLSFMHYQDYIVGIARLKEGINVLAWVNENPKNIQVGMKVKLSVAKREPEGYITYELRRT, encoded by the coding sequence ATGGGAACAGTAGAGATTAAGGAAAAGCAGTTCAATGAAATAGATAAGAGAATGTTAGAGCAGATTGATCAACTTATTAAAACATCTGGAATGCCCATAATAAGAGAACCAAAAACAAATAATCCATTGTGGGTTGATGTTAGGGATTTAACACAACGTTACGTCATTCCAATTGGAAAAATATACAAGTTTTTTGAGTACTTGAACCAAGGGAAATTAATAGGCACAAAGTGCCCAAAATGCGGTACCATATATTTCCCTCCACAAGACGATTGTACAAGTTGTAGATTGTCTGGGCTCACTACCGTAGAATTATCTGGAGAGGGAGAATTACTAACATACACTATTATAACAGTTAAACCTCTGAGTTTCATGCACTATCAAGATTACATAGTAGGTATAGCTAGACTAAAGGAAGGAATTAATGTCTTGGCATGGGTAAATGAGAATCCCAAAAATATCCAGGTTGGAATGAAGGTTAAGTTATCCGTAGCGAAGAGGGAACCTGAAGGTTATATCACATATGAGTTAAGGAGAACTTAG
- a CDS encoding acetyl-CoA acetyltransferase (catalyzes the synthesis of acetoacetyl coenzyme A from two molecules of acetyl coenzyme A; it can also act as a thiolase, catalyzing the reverse reaction and generating two-carbon units from the four-carbon product of fatty acid oxidation), whose translation MSNVAIVGTGHTKFGVRTDVNLQELAWEAVKQALEEANLEQKDIEMFVVGNAGGWSSEPLSAIAIGEYCNLAPKGTMRVEAACATGSAAIRIAYQAIKSGEAKVALVIGVEQMNQSPHPVAVEMMGRAGNYFWEFENFGLTFPGYYALYATRRMAKYGMKEEDLGSVAVKNHYYGSYNPYATFQKQIKMEDYSKSRVVAYPLKLYDACPITDGAAALILASEEVARKITDSPVWIVSQGFASGTINLSKREEFLTIDASRVATEEAYRRAKIDFNDAWRYFDVADVHDCFTIAEIMAYEDLGFAKRGEGHLMAGNGETYIGGKIPVNVDGGLKAKGHPIGATGVSMAVSITRQLLYRAHKGTQADIRNGMGITHNVGGTGHYAYITIYSTRKPSA comes from the coding sequence ATGTCCAATGTTGCTATAGTAGGTACTGGACATACAAAATTCGGAGTAAGAACAGATGTCAACCTTCAGGAGCTTGCGTGGGAAGCAGTTAAGCAAGCTCTTGAGGAAGCTAACTTGGAACAAAAAGACATAGAAATGTTTGTGGTAGGTAATGCAGGTGGATGGAGTTCTGAACCCCTCTCAGCAATAGCAATAGGAGAATACTGCAATTTAGCCCCCAAGGGAACTATGAGGGTTGAGGCTGCATGTGCTACAGGAAGCGCAGCAATAAGAATAGCTTATCAGGCAATTAAGTCTGGTGAGGCTAAAGTAGCCTTAGTAATAGGAGTGGAGCAAATGAATCAGTCACCTCATCCTGTAGCAGTAGAGATGATGGGGAGAGCTGGGAACTACTTCTGGGAATTCGAAAACTTCGGCTTAACATTCCCAGGTTACTATGCACTGTATGCGACCCGTAGAATGGCTAAGTATGGAATGAAAGAAGAGGATTTAGGTAGTGTTGCTGTGAAGAATCATTATTATGGAAGTTATAATCCCTATGCAACATTCCAAAAGCAGATAAAGATGGAGGACTATTCGAAATCAAGAGTTGTCGCATATCCATTAAAATTATATGATGCATGCCCAATTACTGATGGTGCAGCTGCACTTATATTAGCCTCTGAGGAAGTAGCCAGAAAGATAACAGACTCACCAGTATGGATAGTATCACAAGGATTTGCCTCAGGTACAATCAATTTGTCTAAAAGAGAGGAGTTTCTGACTATAGACGCCTCAAGAGTTGCCACAGAGGAGGCTTATAGGAGGGCTAAGATCGATTTTAATGACGCTTGGAGGTATTTTGATGTCGCAGATGTCCATGACTGTTTCACAATTGCTGAAATAATGGCTTATGAGGACTTGGGTTTTGCAAAAAGGGGAGAAGGTCATTTGATGGCAGGAAATGGGGAGACATATATTGGGGGAAAGATACCAGTAAACGTTGACGGAGGATTAAAGGCTAAGGGACACCCAATAGGGGCAACAGGAGTAAGCATGGCAGTATCAATAACAAGACAACTACTATACAGGGCACACAAGGGAACACAGGCAGATATAAGAAACGGAATGGGAATAACACACAACGTAGGAGGAACAGGACACTACGCATACATAACAATATACTCAACCAGAAAACCATCTGCGTGA
- a CDS encoding fatty-acid-CoA ligase, which translates to MIDGAKSTTNDDWQLSVHKILEYAGKIHPTTEIISDRRLQGGELHTLNYGKVLDRVRSMANALERELDVKPSDVVGIIDWNDHRFFESYFSVPSIGGVLLELNFRLHPSDLIYIVKHTKARGLFIDDSLLLLAQILSKEYKFDFIVVMSDKSLEEIEPLKGMDLSSKVYGYEELIKSHSPNRKFEEVNEKSAAYAAFTSGTTGLPKGVFYSHRSVVLHAMTVAHDMRPTDTLLQVVPMFHANGWGTPFAAAMQGCRQIYPGRPTPESLTDYILNYKVTRTAAVPTIIIELLKRLEKMDPKPDLKGLKISMGGQEPPSKLVSELAKYGVEVYQGYGATETSPVVSVGFAKSEIDNLPAEDKFLKMKQGLIVFGVEVKVVDPITNQELPWDGKSVGEIWIRGPWITREYYNDPRTSQSFTPDGWWRSGDVGVVDPLGYIRLVDRLKDVIKSGGEWISSIDLENFLMAHPYVREASVVGVPHPKWGERPLAIVVLKSDYESLPKDEVKKLLLDHLSKKFAKWQLPDDIVFVDEIPKTSTGKFDKKLLRDRYKDLYNSS; encoded by the coding sequence ATGATCGATGGAGCTAAATCCACTACAAACGATGATTGGCAATTGAGCGTCCATAAAATTCTTGAATACGCGGGGAAAATTCATCCTACAACGGAGATTATTTCCGATCGGAGACTTCAAGGTGGAGAGCTACATACTCTAAACTACGGAAAGGTCTTAGACAGAGTGCGTAGCATGGCTAATGCTCTGGAGAGAGAACTCGATGTAAAACCCAGTGATGTCGTGGGTATAATAGACTGGAACGATCACAGGTTCTTTGAGTCGTATTTTTCAGTTCCTTCCATAGGAGGAGTCCTATTAGAGCTTAATTTCAGGCTTCACCCCTCTGACTTAATTTATATTGTAAAACACACTAAGGCTAGAGGTCTATTTATAGACGACTCACTGTTACTCCTTGCACAGATCTTATCTAAGGAGTACAAATTTGATTTCATTGTGGTAATGAGTGATAAGTCACTTGAGGAGATAGAGCCCCTAAAAGGGATGGATCTGTCATCTAAAGTTTACGGATATGAGGAATTAATAAAATCTCACTCGCCAAATAGAAAGTTTGAAGAAGTGAATGAAAAGAGCGCCGCTTATGCTGCTTTTACCTCAGGAACAACAGGTCTGCCTAAGGGAGTTTTCTACTCGCACAGGTCTGTAGTGCTTCATGCAATGACGGTAGCTCATGATATGAGACCCACAGACACATTACTTCAAGTTGTTCCAATGTTTCACGCCAATGGATGGGGAACTCCTTTTGCTGCCGCAATGCAGGGATGTAGACAGATATATCCTGGAAGGCCTACGCCTGAGAGTCTAACAGACTACATCTTGAACTATAAGGTCACTAGAACTGCCGCAGTGCCTACTATAATAATTGAGCTACTTAAAAGACTGGAAAAGATGGATCCTAAACCAGACCTCAAGGGCTTAAAGATCTCTATGGGAGGTCAGGAACCACCATCCAAACTAGTTTCAGAACTTGCTAAATATGGTGTGGAAGTTTATCAGGGATATGGTGCAACTGAGACTAGTCCAGTGGTATCCGTGGGTTTCGCCAAGTCAGAAATAGATAATTTACCTGCTGAGGATAAGTTCCTTAAAATGAAACAGGGATTGATCGTCTTTGGCGTTGAGGTTAAGGTTGTTGACCCAATTACTAATCAGGAGTTGCCATGGGACGGTAAGAGTGTAGGCGAGATCTGGATTAGAGGACCGTGGATAACCAGAGAGTATTATAACGACCCCAGAACATCACAATCTTTTACCCCTGATGGTTGGTGGAGGAGTGGTGATGTTGGTGTTGTTGATCCTTTGGGTTATATTAGGCTTGTTGATAGGTTAAAGGATGTTATTAAGAGTGGTGGTGAGTGGATTAGTAGTATTGATTTGGAGAACTTTTTGATGGCTCATCCTTATGTTAGGGAGGCTAGTGTTGTTGGTGTTCCTCATCCTAAGTGGGGTGAGAGACCTTTGGCTATTGTAGTGCTTAAGTCAGACTACGAGAGTTTGCCTAAGGACGAGGTAAAGAAGTTACTACTTGATCACTTGTCTAAGAAGTTTGCAAAGTGGCAGTTACCAGATGATATTGTCTTTGTTGATGAAATACCTAAAACAAGTACAGGAAAGTTTGATAAGAAATTATTAAGGGACAGATATAAGGACTTATATAATTCTTCTTAA
- a CDS encoding ribonucleotide-diphosphate reductase subunit beta (Catalyzes the rate-limiting step in dNTP synthesis) translates to MINSEYGNTTKEGKILHNKFKSTVEGLDWNTFPMRLFEIGEKFRWTAYELDFSKDREDWKKLKPSDRTQNKIISSYFLAGEECVARDILPLANAMEELGLIEEALYLTQFARDEANHTVAFRKWFESVGETEGIYDFTYKNEPYRRLFYEIIPTDMRKLYNDPSPENIVRAVVSYNFVAEGILAETGYYGYVKGYEKILPVLPGLYKMVKLITRDEARHISFGAYVAALMIAMHGDSVLNEFNRYFGQLTQEIGFPLIEANRKIQLSYNWTEEDKGPLYKYFVESEEGFQDVMSFATRMFQQRYAVIERAVKMKPEQVRRLHLRDIGVEE, encoded by the coding sequence ATGATTAATTCAGAGTATGGAAATACTACCAAGGAAGGAAAAATACTTCACAATAAGTTTAAATCAACTGTAGAGGGATTAGACTGGAACACGTTTCCCATGAGATTATTTGAAATTGGAGAGAAATTCAGGTGGACTGCATATGAGCTAGATTTTTCTAAAGACCGAGAGGACTGGAAAAAGCTGAAGCCATCTGACAGAACTCAGAACAAAATTATATCGTCTTATTTCCTAGCAGGAGAGGAGTGCGTAGCCAGAGATATATTACCCTTAGCAAACGCAATGGAGGAATTGGGGTTAATTGAAGAAGCCCTTTATCTTACACAGTTTGCAAGAGACGAAGCTAATCACACTGTAGCTTTTAGAAAGTGGTTTGAGAGTGTAGGTGAGACAGAAGGAATATATGACTTCACCTATAAGAATGAGCCTTACAGGAGACTATTCTACGAGATAATACCAACAGACATGAGAAAATTATATAATGATCCCTCTCCTGAAAATATCGTAAGAGCAGTAGTCTCCTATAACTTTGTGGCTGAAGGCATATTAGCTGAAACAGGATATTACGGTTATGTGAAAGGTTATGAGAAAATCTTACCTGTTTTACCTGGACTGTATAAGATGGTCAAGTTAATCACGAGGGATGAAGCTAGACATATTTCATTTGGTGCATATGTAGCTGCACTGATGATAGCAATGCACGGTGATAGTGTGTTAAATGAGTTCAATAGGTATTTCGGGCAGTTAACCCAAGAGATAGGATTTCCATTAATTGAAGCTAATAGAAAAATCCAGTTATCGTATAACTGGACGGAAGAAGATAAGGGACCTCTCTACAAATACTTCGTGGAAAGTGAAGAAGGTTTCCAAGATGTGATGAGCTTTGCCACCAGGATGTTCCAGCAGAGATATGCTGTTATAGAGAGAGCAGTGAAAATGAAACCAGAACAGGTAAGGAGACTACATTTGAGAGATATAGGTGTAGAAGAATAA